ATGACGGGCAGGCCACAGGGCTGAGAAAGAATGAGAAGGATGGAGGCCGACGGAGAGAGGTTGAAGAGGACTACGAAACAGAAGGAAGAAcagtcaaagctgtataatgagTTGCAGGCTTGACAGATGACTTGCATAGGACAGACAGAGTTTGCTGATAGGACTTAAAAGGCAGTGGGGCTGAGAAATATATTGTCAAGACTGCAGCAAGGTTTTATTCTCATGTTTAAACTAACTTAATTTTGTCACTTTGAATTTCCCTGCATTTTCGACGCATTAATTTGTGTGGATGTTTACATATTTTTGTACTCATAACAGTAATGTTTATTTGTTCAAAAGGCTTCTTTGTTTATTCCTTTGAGTTACCTGTTGACAGCTAAAAGCTTCCATCTTAAGCCTTTATAAACTGGTACCCTATGGCTCAAGGCCATCAAGAGTTCATAGCTGTGAAAAAGATATAAAGAATGCCATTGAAGCCAAAGCCCTAAAACCATGAAACCACATTTTAAAAGCTGCTCTCATCTGACCCATGACCCGCGAGACCATGCTTGTCTATTAATCGTCAATTCTCGAAGCAGTTAGAAAAGTCTGATCCACTCTAAATGGAGACGGGACCCGGCCTTCATGGATCTCCAGGAGACAAAGGCAGCTTCTGATCCCACATCTCCCCACCGCCACACCCCCATTACACTTTCTCCAAACCCCTTGTCTGGTGGTCTTATTCATCGTCAATAGCATATTGAGAAGTTGCGTTTAACATTCAAAAGCTTTGCCGATCTTGTTAGTAAAGCGTGAAATGGCCCCGTCcctttctctctgtgtctcttttcTTTCTATGCCCCCCGATTTGCTGGGGAGCTCAATGAGGGCGCATTCTACTCCCACACAATAGACTTCTTCAGCATTTCTTCTGTTATTGATCTGAATGGGTGAGAGTGAGGGGCTAAACTTTAGACatctggctctttgatgggggcAGGGTGGTTGATGCCCTGGCAGTATGTGTTGTATGAAGTGAAGTGTGGGGTGGGGGGTTGTTTTAGTTTTGCAGCTCTAGATCTGAAACTTTTGCATTAATTTAACCCATTGCGCAGAGAGTTAAACTGGTCTTGCCTTCTTATTTGTTACTAAACCAGCCATACTGTCATGTATTTAAGTTAATAAAAATGCGAGTGTTATTCGTCAGAGCATCGCTTGTTCATGTTTACTGAAAATAAAGGAGGCTTATTACAGCAGCAAAAACCTGGTTTTAATTTTAATACACTGCTTTGTTTCATTGTCAACAATATTTTGAAGAATGTTTCTGACCCACAGCtgatctccttttttttttttttctctctctgcagaCAGTACAGAGAAGAAGAGCCCTGCCATGCCCGGTTCGCCTGTGGATGCTAAGACTCATTCCAGATCAGCCCCCAGCAGCAGCGCCAGCTCCACTATGCCACCCCTGCCCTCTGTCAATCCCAGTGGCCCCCGTCCGGCCTCGTTTTCCACCACAGCATGTACGACTAGTCTTAAATTTCTTGTGAATTTGTCTGGTTATCGCATAGGTCGAGAGCATCTGGCCTTAGGTTGATCTTAATGTCTGTCCTCTTCATCGCTCCTCTCCTCCCCAGTGACCAATGGGAATCATCATTCCCCACCAACCCTGAACGCAGTACCGTCTCCACCACAGCGTTACAGCAACGgaccatcctcctcctcttcctcatcgcTGGCTAACCAGCAGCTGCCGGCCACCTGTGGGGCTCGCCAGCTGAGCAAGCTGAAACGTTTCCTGACCACGCTGCAGCAGTTTGGCAACGACATTTCTCCTGAGATTGGAGACAGCGTCAGAAGCCTCGTTCTGGCCCTCGTGGTAAATCCTTTCATCCTATTTCAAGATATggggggatggggggggggtgtcttgttgaaaataatttctttgtgGCTTTTCAAACTTTCACTTTGCTTTTCCCATAGAATTCAACAGTTACCATTGAGGAGTTTCACTCACGGCTTCAGGAGGCCACCAACTTCCCCTTACGGCCCTTTGTTATTCCTTTTCTCAAGGTAAACTTACCTTCCTCCCCTGCCCTCTGAAATTAGTTTTACTTTTTCACAATTGAAtatttgtatatgtgtgtgtgtgtgtgtgtgtgtgttttgttgtaGCACCTTTCCTTTCTCTTGCATTTaagtttaaactttaaactccATATTCAATGTGTTCTCCCTCAATCTGTTGACATTTTAACCCCATAACCCTATTTCAGGATGACCTGAAGTATGTCTGTTGACAGTCAGACGGCAGCTTGAGAGTCAtgatggaaaataaattaacTACACTATGTAACTACTATGAGTTTTCAGAACAACAGTCCATAAATGGGCTTTTCTATAGTTTTTAATCCTTGAATAGGTTACAGATTTCTCATCAGCAATATAAAGTACCAATCAGGCATTTTGTTTTGACCTGACAAGCAAcagatgagtgtgtgtgttaaacAGCCTCTTGAGGCCCTTTTCTAACCAGGGGAGTCTGCAACAGTATACTTTTTAGGAGCTCCCCTCAGTAAAGCAGCCCATAAATCTTGAGTCGGTTGTACCGCTGAACTTCAAGCACTCAAAATCTCTTTTTCCACCCTTACCTCTTACTTACCTTTGGAGcccctccatctgtctgtctgagcctGAGACAAGAATCCTCTGTTCACCTCCTTCTACTAATTTATTACAAGGGTGTGGGCTCTCCACTACTTAATTCCAACTCTTTGAGAGTACGCAAGAGATGGGACAGATGGGACAAATTCTGTGTGGAAGTGGAAAAGAGAAAGAGGTGGGTGTGTAGGAGAGAAGGAAAAGTGGGAACTCGGAAGTGTGAAACATGCCTATAAAGTATTCCCTTCTCTTTTTATGGTCTCCAGTGCGCCATATGGAGCcgctgtccctttttttttttttttttttttttttcaaaaaaaaaaaaaaaagagcattcaGCTGCCAAGGCGCCGCCAATCTAGCATCCGCCCCGCTGAACCCCAGAGAGCCCTATGCTCAACTGACACCCACCACATGTGTCCGCTAGCTGGGGCCCCAGGGAAAGAAGGGACGCAGGAGCATGAGAGGTGTACAGGGGTGCTGTAGAGTGTTAACCATAAAGCAGAGGCATCTTTTAAGAGGGTATAGAACATATGCTGCAAGATTAAGCTATCATAGCATTTAAAGAAGCTATACAGTTTTTAAAATGATGGTTGGAAGTGCTCCAACAGACAAAAAGGGTATGGTTATTTATCTGGTTGCTCAAGAAGAGGGAGCAGAGGGAGTGAGGAAGTGGTGTAATTGCAAACACACTTGAGTCTGTTCCTAATTAGGGAAAGGCAGGGAACAAAAGCGAGAAGGAAAATTCTGACGGTCAGAAACTGATATATATGCATTTAAATGGAGAGGGAAATAAGgtaaggaaagaaagagaagaagagcttGTTTATCGTTTGCTTTTAAATGTTTCCAAGCGTTGGTATCATCATGGATACCTTTGCTGTGACCAACATACTGTGCTCAGCACTCGGGAGGTTTGAAACCAACATCAGGGGCAACTCtgtcattttcatttgaattagtAAAGCCACAGCCACCATGGCGGCAGCCACAGAACAACACCCAGACCCAGCTTTACAGCCAGACCTCAAGGGAACAAGTTTCCCCTTTAAAAACCTTCTCCTCCGGAGGCAGATCAGCTATGTTGCAGCAGCTTAGTGGACTCTCTTGGTCAGTGGACGTGTTTGCATATTAGAACTAAATTTCCCAAATATTATTACTTCCTTGCTAGGCAAACCTTCCCCTGCTGCAGAGGGAGCTGCTCCACTGTGCACGGGCAGCCAAGCAGACCCCTGCTCAGTACCTGTCCCAGCATGAGCACCTCCTGTTAAGCACCACTCTGGCCTCCTCTCCAGACTCTTCTGAGCTGCTGATGGAGCCTCCTGAGACCGGGACCAAGAGACACAGCCCCAGCAGGTTGGATAACAACAGAAAACTGCTACTAACATGACATATAGCCTACCAGAAGTTTGTAGAATTTTAACATGAACCCAGTCTTCAATTGGGAACTGCTATCTTTTGTTCAGAGTAAAAGAGAACGGTTTCCACGAGCGTCCACCGGTACCCATGGAGCCTGCAGCAAAACGAATCTGCACCATCAGCCCTGCTCCACGACACAGCCCTGCTCACCCGCTGCCTCTCAGCGCCCAGCTTCACCCAACCCCTCCACCCTTGCAGCATTACGCCCTGGACGACATAGCAGCTCCACACATTTTGCAGCGAGAGCACAGCCAACGTGCGCTGGAGATCCGCGAGCTTAAGGACAGGCCCAGAATCCCTGGTATGTGATAACTGTATTGCCTCTACTTTGTGGGTAATGAGTTACTACTTTTTGGTGTGATTGCTAGTTCAAGACCACCATACTTTACCTTGTTTCTTCACTTTCCTATAGTCAAAAAAGTACTAGAAAAGTACTGCTACCTAACAGTAGTGTTAATACAAGTGGGC
The Odontesthes bonariensis isolate fOdoBon6 chromosome 3, fOdoBon6.hap1, whole genome shotgun sequence DNA segment above includes these coding regions:
- the cbfa2t2 gene encoding protein CBFA2T2 isoform X2, which encodes MPGSPVDAKTHSRSAPSSSASSTMPPLPSVNPSGPRPASFSTTALTNGNHHSPPTLNAVPSPPQRYSNGPSSSSSSSLANQQLPATCGARQLSKLKRFLTTLQQFGNDISPEIGDSVRSLVLALVNSTVTIEEFHSRLQEATNFPLRPFVIPFLKANLPLLQRELLHCARAAKQTPAQYLSQHEHLLLSTTLASSPDSSELLMEPPETGTKRHSPSRVKENGFHERPPVPMEPAAKRICTISPAPRHSPAHPLPLSAQLHPTPPPLQHYALDDIAAPHILQREHSQRALEIRELKDRPRIPGTNGGYREEPVDHRLTDREWADEWRHLDHVLNCIVDMVEKTRRSVSVLRRCQESDREELNYWRRRTSEQEDPRKGGSVSTPFSKTHSPHSAESDSQRDFVPRPGSAYVTDEIWRKAEEAVNEVKRQAMDEVQKAVAEAEQKAFEMIATERAKMEKTVADAKRKAQEDAIMVINEQEDSSECCWNCGRKASETCSGCNAARYCGSFCQHKDWERHHLICSPGLQAQPKPVSSITASRVASVATAAAGAAGMSPVGLAGVKAPDSMPSVSSPNGEKASVTSRSSTPSTPASAPETNGH